In the Lysinibacillus sp. PLM2 genome, one interval contains:
- a CDS encoding PIG-L domain-containing protein — translation MISSGKERILIIAPHADDEVLGCGGLIEKACRLNNEVKVIVVAVGDITHTHSGEKVLAETRISELKEALEVLGCVNFEVMYTDKDSLLDTIPRYEIISKLDTIIDSFLPTIVFIPLPSYHQDHIVLFEACFASLRPKPNHLIKLIAVYEYPLISWQFKKFWNTGELYLDISDTIEKKVEAFLKHKSQRRPAKHLISPESVKKWAEMRGLESGLEYAEKYYILRSYIL, via the coding sequence TTGATTTCATCAGGAAAAGAACGTATATTGATCATCGCGCCTCATGCTGATGATGAGGTACTTGGTTGTGGCGGACTTATTGAAAAAGCATGTCGACTTAATAATGAAGTGAAAGTAATCGTTGTTGCTGTTGGTGACATTACACATACTCACAGCGGAGAAAAAGTATTAGCCGAAACAAGAATATCCGAGCTAAAAGAAGCGCTAGAAGTTCTTGGATGTGTAAATTTTGAGGTAATGTATACAGATAAAGATTCCTTACTTGATACAATTCCTAGATATGAGATTATTTCTAAGCTCGACACGATTATTGACAGTTTTTTACCTACTATAGTTTTTATCCCACTTCCAAGCTACCATCAAGATCATATTGTACTTTTTGAAGCCTGTTTCGCTTCCTTAAGGCCGAAACCCAATCATCTAATCAAACTAATTGCTGTATACGAATATCCATTAATATCTTGGCAATTTAAAAAATTTTGGAATACAGGTGAATTATATTTAGACATTTCCGATACCATTGAAAAAAAAGTAGAAGCTTTCCTTAAACATAAATCTCAAAGACGTCCTGCAAAACACTTAATTTCACCTGAAAGTGTAAAAAAATGGGCAGAGATGCGTGGTTTAGAAAGCGGTCTCGAATATGCAGAAAAATACTATATATTGCGTTCGTACATTTTATAA
- a CDS encoding aminotransferase DegT translates to MMKKENPGNWNSHTPIPHNRPTLGKAEALAAINILRSGWVAQGKTVEAFEEELCDFLGLPNGCAVAVSSGTAALYLSLLFLGAKDKNVAFPTYTCSALRNASTLARAKSFLVDSQINSPNIDIELIDKNVDIAIVPHMFGIPQIIYPKHKSIRIIEDCAQSLGAKVKGSNVGIQGDVGVFSFYATKLITSGGQGGMIVSKDSTLIQEIKDYRLFDRRSDSKIRFNFQMTDLQAAIGTTQLRQLPQFIARREEIFEQYCSAGLPLIDGPPNTKAVRFRAILNTSKQDEVISALQNNNITAVIPIKESELIESLDKYQNALYWTKNTVSLPIYPTLKDNDVKRIIEVVKNTL, encoded by the coding sequence ATGATGAAAAAGGAAAATCCAGGGAATTGGAATAGTCATACACCAATACCACACAATCGTCCGACTCTTGGAAAAGCCGAAGCTTTAGCTGCAATTAACATATTACGATCTGGTTGGGTGGCACAGGGAAAAACTGTTGAAGCGTTTGAAGAAGAGCTATGTGATTTTCTTGGATTACCAAATGGTTGTGCTGTTGCTGTTTCAAGTGGGACTGCTGCGTTATATCTATCTTTACTCTTCTTAGGTGCAAAAGATAAAAATGTAGCGTTTCCCACTTATACATGCTCAGCTTTAAGAAATGCATCTACACTTGCAAGAGCTAAATCATTTTTAGTGGATAGTCAAATTAATTCACCGAATATAGATATAGAATTGATTGATAAGAATGTAGACATAGCCATTGTTCCTCATATGTTTGGAATACCTCAAATAATATATCCAAAACATAAATCTATTAGAATTATAGAAGATTGTGCACAATCACTAGGTGCAAAAGTAAAAGGTTCTAATGTTGGAATACAAGGGGATGTTGGTGTTTTTTCCTTTTATGCTACTAAGTTAATTACTTCAGGTGGGCAAGGTGGAATGATCGTTTCAAAAGACTCAACACTAATACAAGAAATAAAGGACTATCGGTTATTTGATAGACGAAGCGATTCAAAAATTCGTTTCAACTTCCAAATGACTGACTTACAGGCAGCAATTGGAACAACACAATTAAGGCAGTTACCCCAATTTATTGCTAGACGTGAGGAAATATTTGAACAATATTGTTCCGCAGGTTTGCCATTAATTGATGGTCCTCCAAATACAAAGGCAGTTCGATTCAGAGCTATTTTAAATACATCAAAACAAGATGAAGTGATTTCTGCTCTTCAAAATAACAATATCACTGCCGTTATACCTATTAAAGAATCTGAATTAATAGAATCCTTGGATAAATATCAAAATGCGTTGTATTGGACAAAAAATACAGTATCTTTACCAATTTATCCAACATTAAAAGACAATGATGTAAAACGAATAATAGAAGTTGTGAAAAATACGCTATAA
- a CDS encoding carbonic anhydrase, whose product MSRVKYYSFLLIIQIVIAIIVYVSFSNVPKEINNDQKESLTTQVYWSYEAETGPTEWETIDPAFSACGNGSEQSPINITDEIIAPEKKNVKIELKYEPTKFLLENNGYTIQINDPTGKNKLLIDDEEYTLEQIYFHNPSEHQINEEVFNMEGHLFHKNKEGKIAVVGVFIKEGKINTELANLWSELPEEKTSKAIEIEENVNLLEVLPEVNNIYLYTGSLTTPPCTQGITWILLEEPVEMSSQQIEVFAEIYPQNNRPVQELNGRSIYKINLK is encoded by the coding sequence TTGAGTAGGGTGAAATATTATTCGTTCTTATTAATTATTCAAATTGTTATCGCCATAATTGTATACGTATCATTCAGCAACGTTCCAAAAGAAATAAACAATGATCAGAAAGAATCGTTGACAACACAAGTTTACTGGTCGTACGAGGCCGAAACAGGTCCAACAGAATGGGAAACAATTGACCCTGCTTTTTCAGCCTGTGGTAATGGAAGTGAGCAGTCTCCTATAAATATAACGGATGAAATTATAGCACCAGAAAAGAAAAATGTGAAAATAGAACTAAAATATGAACCGACTAAATTTTTGCTCGAGAATAATGGCTATACGATTCAAATCAATGACCCAACAGGGAAGAACAAGCTTCTAATTGACGATGAGGAATATACACTTGAACAAATCTATTTTCATAATCCAAGTGAGCATCAAATAAATGAAGAAGTTTTTAATATGGAAGGTCATCTTTTTCATAAAAACAAAGAAGGGAAAATAGCAGTTGTTGGGGTTTTCATTAAAGAGGGGAAAATTAACACCGAGTTAGCAAATTTGTGGTCGGAATTACCTGAGGAAAAAACGAGTAAAGCCATTGAAATTGAGGAGAATGTCAATTTATTAGAAGTGTTACCAGAAGTTAATAATATTTACCTATATACCGGCTCGTTAACAACCCCTCCATGTACACAAGGAATCACATGGATTTTATTAGAGGAACCAGTTGAAATGTCATCACAGCAAATAGAAGTCTTTGCTGAAATTTATCCACAAAATAATAGACCAGTTCAAGAATTAAACGGTCGGAGTATATATAAGATTAATCTAAAATAA